From the genome of Mycetocola spongiae, one region includes:
- a CDS encoding phosphoribosylanthranilate isomerase, whose product MSAPFIKICGLQTAETVRVAVDSGADAVGFVFAPGSPRTVSAERAAELGAEVDPGVETVGVFRNQDISEVLNIARRAALTTVQLHGNETVSDLERVEGEGFRTMRALSAPAYAALAAGERRAWEGRRLLLDAVEPGAGEVFDAAVLGGELPRGFWLLAGGLNPGNVAGLIAALGPAGVDVSSGVESSRGVKDPGLIRAFIAAARGASTP is encoded by the coding sequence ATGAGCGCCCCCTTTATCAAAATCTGTGGCCTGCAAACCGCGGAGACCGTGCGGGTCGCCGTGGACTCCGGGGCCGATGCCGTGGGTTTTGTTTTTGCCCCGGGCAGCCCGCGCACGGTGAGTGCCGAGCGGGCCGCCGAATTGGGCGCCGAGGTGGACCCGGGCGTGGAAACCGTGGGGGTATTCCGCAATCAGGACATCTCCGAGGTGCTGAACATCGCCCGCCGGGCCGCGCTGACCACCGTGCAGCTGCATGGCAACGAGACCGTCTCCGATCTGGAGCGCGTGGAGGGGGAGGGCTTCCGCACGATGCGTGCCTTGTCAGCGCCCGCCTATGCGGCGCTCGCCGCGGGGGAGCGCCGGGCCTGGGAGGGCCGCCGACTCCTGCTGGACGCGGTGGAACCCGGGGCCGGCGAGGTCTTTGATGCCGCGGTGCTCGGCGGCGAATTGCCGCGCGGTTTTTGGCTGCTCGCGGGCGGGCTGAACCCCGGGAACGTCGCGGGCCTCATCGCGGCCCTCGGCCCCGCGGGCGTGGATGTATCCAGCGGCGTGGAATCCAGCCGCGGCGTGAAGGACCCCGGGCTGATCCGCGCGTTTATCGCGGCCGCGCGCGGGGCCTCCACCCCCTAG
- a CDS encoding glycosyltransferase produces MNSILICSTPVHGHVTPLLAVSRHLARQGHRVRFLTGHRYADAVRATGAEFLPLPAEADYDDRDMNASFPGRVGKSGVAGIRWDVGNIFLNPAPAQIRAVDEAIAREPVDAILIENMFIGAVGLLARPRAERPAILSLGIIPLGVESVDTAPFGLGGLPRPGALGRMRNAALGVLTKKVIFGGVQRQAEKIMLDATGTKLDGFFMTGASRADAIVQFTVPGFEYPRSDLPKTVHFVGPMSRVTRSDAEVPEWWSELDGSRPVVHVSQGTIANADYDELIAPTMAALAADDVLVVVSTGGRALSTLPSPLPANVRAAEYLPFDRLLPLTDVYVSNGGYGGVHYALEHGVPLVVAGMTEDKAEVTARVQWSGVGVNLRTNRPTPEAVGAAVRRVLADPGYAARSRALGEDIAASSGLAGLDAVLRGLTSQPVSE; encoded by the coding sequence ATGAACTCGATCCTGATCTGTAGCACCCCCGTGCACGGCCATGTCACCCCGCTTCTTGCCGTCTCCCGCCACCTCGCCCGGCAGGGCCACCGGGTACGCTTCCTGACCGGCCACCGCTATGCCGATGCCGTGCGCGCCACCGGTGCGGAGTTTCTTCCGCTGCCCGCCGAGGCCGATTATGACGACCGCGATATGAACGCCTCATTCCCGGGCCGGGTGGGAAAGTCCGGGGTCGCCGGGATCCGCTGGGACGTCGGCAATATCTTCCTGAACCCCGCGCCCGCGCAGATTCGCGCGGTGGACGAGGCGATCGCGCGGGAACCGGTGGACGCCATCCTGATCGAGAATATGTTTATCGGCGCGGTGGGGCTCCTCGCGCGCCCCCGCGCGGAACGCCCCGCCATCCTGAGCCTCGGGATCATCCCCCTCGGCGTGGAGAGCGTGGATACCGCCCCCTTTGGGCTCGGCGGGCTTCCCCGCCCCGGGGCCCTCGGCCGGATGCGCAACGCGGCACTCGGGGTCCTGACCAAAAAGGTCATCTTCGGCGGCGTACAGCGCCAGGCCGAAAAAATCATGCTGGATGCCACGGGCACAAAACTCGACGGGTTTTTTATGACCGGGGCATCGCGGGCCGACGCAATCGTGCAGTTCACGGTGCCCGGATTTGAATATCCGCGCAGCGATCTCCCCAAGACCGTGCACTTTGTGGGCCCCATGTCCCGCGTCACTCGGAGTGACGCGGAGGTCCCCGAGTGGTGGTCCGAGCTGGACGGCTCGCGCCCGGTGGTACACGTGAGCCAGGGCACCATCGCAAACGCCGATTATGACGAGCTGATCGCACCCACGATGGCCGCGCTAGCCGCGGACGATGTGCTGGTGGTGGTATCCACGGGCGGGCGCGCGCTGTCCACCCTGCCCTCCCCGCTTCCCGCCAATGTGCGTGCGGCCGAATATTTACCCTTCGACCGGCTCCTGCCCCTCACCGATGTATATGTGAGCAATGGTGGTTATGGGGGTGTGCACTATGCGCTGGAACACGGGGTCCCGCTCGTGGTCGCGGGTATGACCGAGGATAAGGCCGAGGTCACCGCCCGCGTGCAGTGGTCCGGCGTGGGGGTGAATCTGCGCACCAATAGGCCCACCCCCGAGGCGGTGGGTGCGGCGGTGCGCCGGGTGCTCGCCGATCCCGGCTATGCCGCCCGCAGCCGCGCCCTCGGCGAGGATATCGCCGCCTCCAGCGGGCTCGCCGGACTCGATGCAGTACTCCGGGGCCTCACGTCTCAGCCTGTCTCCGAGTGA
- a CDS encoding sugar ABC transporter ATP-binding protein translates to MSNIPTPGALELRGISKHFGGVRVLHSVDLTVAPGEVLALVGENGAGKSTLIKILTGLYSREEGSITLGRSELDISSPADAERAGIRVVHQDRHLAGRLTVAEQLYLGATDVPLISGRGLIRRAEADLSRLVGLDLPADLLIDDLTVAEQQLVQIAAAILVTPRVLILDEPTAPLAAAEVERLFATLQRLRDAGVAIIYISHYLREVREVSDRVLVLRNGERVGDVDLRVSPPPAGTTDPVLDHIVELMVGRSVNEFGARTRPAPDQTGIPALEVTRLGVPGSLENFAVSVYPGEVVGVTGLVGSGIERLADAVTGAEARAGSVALSGKPVRNSRAFVAAGGAYVPSDRRRDGVLLGHTVRENLSLASLGAVTGALGLIRAAAERTLARDLVARLGIRPARPEAVAGTLSGGNQQKVVLGRWLAARSRLFVLDQPTAGVDIGSREQIYERIDEAVDAGSGVLLISLDLEELIGLSDRVLILYRGEIVAELPRAEATVDAVLALASGSREGTLR, encoded by the coding sequence TTGAGTAATATCCCCACCCCCGGTGCCCTCGAACTGCGTGGAATCTCCAAGCACTTCGGGGGCGTCCGGGTTTTGCACTCCGTGGATCTCACGGTGGCCCCGGGCGAGGTGCTGGCACTGGTGGGCGAGAACGGCGCCGGGAAGTCCACGCTGATTAAAATCCTCACCGGGCTGTACTCGCGCGAGGAGGGAAGCATCACGCTGGGCCGCAGCGAGCTGGATATTTCCAGCCCGGCCGATGCCGAGCGGGCGGGCATCCGGGTGGTCCACCAGGACCGGCATCTCGCGGGCCGCCTCACCGTGGCCGAACAGCTGTATCTGGGGGCCACGGATGTGCCGCTGATCTCCGGGCGCGGCCTGATTCGTCGCGCCGAGGCGGATCTTTCCCGGCTCGTGGGCCTGGACCTGCCCGCCGATCTGCTGATCGATGACCTCACCGTGGCCGAGCAGCAGCTGGTCCAGATTGCCGCGGCGATCCTGGTGACCCCGCGCGTGCTGATCCTCGACGAGCCCACCGCTCCGCTGGCCGCCGCCGAGGTTGAGCGCCTCTTTGCCACGCTGCAGCGCCTGCGCGACGCGGGTGTGGCCATCATCTATATCTCGCATTATCTGCGCGAGGTGCGGGAGGTGAGTGATCGGGTACTCGTGCTGCGCAACGGCGAGCGCGTGGGCGATGTGGACCTGCGGGTCTCCCCGCCGCCCGCGGGCACGACCGATCCGGTCCTCGATCACATCGTGGAACTCATGGTCGGGCGCAGCGTTAACGAGTTTGGGGCGCGCACGCGCCCCGCCCCCGATCAGACGGGAATCCCCGCGCTGGAGGTCACCCGGCTGGGCGTGCCCGGCAGCCTGGAAAACTTTGCCGTGAGCGTGTATCCGGGCGAAGTGGTAGGGGTAACCGGGCTGGTTGGTTCCGGCATCGAGCGTCTCGCGGATGCCGTGACCGGCGCCGAGGCGCGCGCCGGCTCGGTGGCCCTCTCCGGGAAACCCGTGCGCAACTCGCGCGCCTTTGTGGCCGCGGGGGGCGCCTATGTGCCCTCGGATCGCCGCCGCGATGGTGTGCTCCTGGGCCATACCGTGCGCGAGAATCTCTCCCTCGCGAGCCTTGGCGCGGTCACCGGGGCGCTGGGCCTGATCCGCGCCGCGGCCGAGCGCACGCTGGCCCGCGACCTCGTGGCCCGGCTGGGCATCCGTCCGGCACGCCCCGAGGCCGTGGCCGGAACGCTCTCCGGGGGCAATCAGCAGAAGGTGGTGTTGGGCCGCTGGCTCGCCGCCCGCTCGCGCCTATTTGTCCTGGATCAGCCCACCGCGGGCGTGGATATCGGCTCGCGCGAGCAGATCTATGAGCGCATCGATGAGGCCGTGGACGCGGGCTCCGGGGTGCTCCTGATCAGCCTCGACCTGGAGGAGCTGATTGGGCTCTCCGATCGGGTCCTCATTTTATATCGCGGCGAGATCGTGGCCGAATTGCCGCGCGCCGAAGCCACCGTGGACGCCGTGCTGGCACTCGCGTCCGGGTCCCGGGAAGGAACCCTTCGATGA
- a CDS encoding substrate-binding domain-containing protein: MLKKSQTWASLGAVIALGALLAGCSVKQEAPAPAAAATAAPAAASADVPSLEGKTIGIAAKDVVRDFGRLTYQSVQDRVTELGGTVIATQADAKDDKHVANVENLISQKVDAIVVILGDSTTLAPALEKADAAGIPLFTIDHASPHSVNNIGSDNWNIGSTVARTLAEDLRGTGSVLVFNGFYDVVPCQIRYDEFRLVLKNYPDIKIIEPELQDIYEGTIEDAKRKTADAISREGAENINAVWSCWDLPAIGAAQAIDAAGIKTIKTYGVDAEPGALDLIANPDSSYALTVAQQPSLFGKTSAENVARYLGGQQDSVPLSTYLDAVVVDKANVAERRKELGLE, from the coding sequence TTGTTGAAAAAATCCCAGACCTGGGCGAGCCTCGGCGCCGTAATCGCGCTCGGCGCCCTCCTCGCCGGTTGCAGCGTGAAGCAGGAGGCCCCGGCCCCCGCCGCGGCCGCAACCGCAGCCCCCGCCGCCGCCTCCGCCGATGTCCCCTCCCTCGAGGGCAAGACCATCGGTATCGCCGCGAAGGATGTGGTGCGCGATTTTGGTCGCCTCACCTATCAGAGCGTGCAGGACCGGGTCACCGAGCTGGGCGGCACCGTGATCGCCACCCAGGCCGATGCCAAGGACGATAAGCATGTTGCCAATGTCGAAAACCTGATCTCGCAGAAGGTCGACGCGATCGTGGTGATCCTCGGGGATTCCACCACCCTCGCCCCCGCGCTGGAAAAGGCCGATGCCGCGGGGATCCCGCTGTTCACGATCGACCACGCCAGCCCCCACTCGGTTAATAACATCGGTTCCGATAACTGGAATATTGGATCCACCGTGGCACGCACCCTCGCCGAGGATCTGCGCGGCACCGGCAGCGTGCTGGTCTTTAACGGTTTCTATGACGTGGTGCCCTGCCAGATTCGCTATGACGAGTTCCGCCTGGTGCTGAAGAACTACCCGGATATTAAGATCATCGAGCCCGAGCTGCAGGATATCTACGAGGGCACCATCGAGGATGCCAAGCGCAAAACCGCCGATGCAATCTCCCGCGAGGGCGCCGAAAATATCAACGCCGTCTGGTCCTGCTGGGATCTGCCCGCGATCGGGGCCGCCCAGGCCATCGACGCCGCCGGCATCAAGACCATTAAGACCTATGGCGTGGACGCCGAGCCCGGCGCCCTCGACCTGATCGCCAACCCCGATTCCAGCTATGCGCTGACCGTGGCCCAGCAGCCCAGCCTATTTGGTAAGACCTCCGCCGAGAACGTCGCCCGCTATCTGGGCGGCCAGCAGGACTCCGTGCCGCTGAGCACCTACCTGGACGCGGTTGTGGTGGATAAGGCCAATGTGGCCGAGCGCCGCAAGGAACTTGGACTTGAGTAA
- a CDS encoding ABC transporter permease has protein sequence MTALAPAAPRLARRGSSRWLGSIGYFVVLAEIILFSVASPHFLSADNLATILGQAAVYAIAAFGLTLVVAVGGDDVIRGGIDLSIGATLGLAGAVVALLSGAGAPFPVAVLAGLAVGAAIGLLNGLVVVAGVRPLLVTLATMSMVASLTIVLTNNVKIPATGPEFALLRDGGPAGLSGAVLVLIVVFAIVAFLLGRTRWGTRAYAVGQNPVAARVAGISVARYTVTSYVCASILAALAGVLMTARLSAALPGIGEQMLIDILLASLMSIAFSRRLVVTITGTLFSAVFVAVLTNGFTQLGVGSQWIGIAKGALILIVLAVAAIRERSVRR, from the coding sequence ATGACCGCCCTCGCCCCCGCCGCCCCGCGCCTCGCGCGCCGCGGTTCCTCCCGCTGGCTCGGCAGCATCGGCTATTTTGTGGTGCTCGCGGAGATCATCCTGTTCTCCGTGGCGAGCCCGCATTTTTTGAGCGCCGATAATCTCGCCACGATCCTGGGGCAGGCGGCCGTCTACGCCATCGCCGCCTTTGGCCTGACCCTCGTGGTGGCCGTGGGCGGGGATGATGTGATCCGCGGCGGCATCGATCTCTCGATTGGCGCAACCCTGGGCCTGGCCGGCGCCGTGGTGGCGCTGCTCTCCGGCGCCGGCGCGCCCTTCCCCGTGGCCGTGCTCGCGGGCCTGGCCGTGGGTGCCGCGATCGGCCTGCTGAACGGGCTCGTGGTGGTGGCCGGGGTGCGGCCGCTGCTGGTGACCCTCGCCACGATGAGCATGGTCGCGAGCCTCACCATTGTGCTCACCAATAATGTGAAGATTCCGGCCACCGGGCCCGAGTTTGCGCTACTGCGCGATGGCGGTCCCGCGGGCCTATCCGGCGCGGTGCTGGTGCTGATCGTGGTCTTTGCGATCGTGGCATTCCTGCTCGGGCGCACCCGCTGGGGCACCCGGGCCTATGCCGTGGGGCAAAACCCGGTGGCCGCGCGCGTGGCCGGCATCTCGGTCGCCCGCTATACCGTGACCAGCTATGTCTGTGCGTCGATCCTCGCGGCCCTCGCGGGTGTCCTGATGACCGCGCGCCTCTCGGCCGCGCTGCCCGGAATCGGCGAGCAGATGCTGATTGATATTCTGCTGGCCTCGCTGATGTCCATCGCGTTCTCGCGCCGGCTGGTGGTCACCATCACGGGCACACTTTTTAGTGCCGTTTTTGTGGCGGTGCTCACCAATGGCTTCACCCAGCTTGGTGTGGGCAGCCAGTGGATCGGTATCGCCAAGGGAGCCCTTATTCTGATCGTCCTGGCCGTAGCCGCCATCCGTGAACGGAGCGTGCGCCGATGA
- a CDS encoding ABC transporter permease, whose translation MSHGTPTPERLFSLAAAAPRLLAPVALAVILIFFAILSPRFLTAENLLSVLNQNALLLLAAIAMTVVVRAGGIDLSIGVAIDIAALTVASLLADGYVLWYALLFGLLAGASVGALNAFLIVILGIRPFLATLSVWFIGAGVQQVATGGGSPIYLSGPRTPPGFAQIGAGSVLGIAIPVLIALVVLGLVWVILERSRWGRVLTAAGAQPTATRIAGRLTRTAIISAYIFAALIAAIAGIVLASRSSGFVPASGQLYVLDSIGAVFIGATLSRFGRPNLLGTLVGVLIFALLTNGMNLIGLSFHWQGLARGGILLLILLLGVLLSRDYASGRARRALPVAA comes from the coding sequence ATGAGCCACGGAACCCCCACCCCAGAACGCCTTTTCAGCCTGGCCGCGGCGGCCCCGCGCCTGCTCGCCCCGGTGGCGCTGGCCGTGATCCTGATCTTTTTTGCGATCCTCAGCCCCCGCTTTTTAACCGCTGAAAACCTGCTCTCGGTGCTCAACCAGAACGCGCTGCTGCTGCTCGCGGCAATCGCGATGACCGTGGTGGTGCGCGCGGGCGGCATCGACCTCTCGATCGGTGTGGCCATCGATATCGCGGCGCTTACCGTGGCCTCGCTCCTGGCCGATGGCTATGTGCTCTGGTATGCGCTGCTCTTTGGCCTGCTGGCCGGGGCGAGCGTGGGCGCGCTTAACGCCTTCCTGATCGTGATCCTCGGAATCCGTCCGTTCCTGGCCACGCTCAGCGTCTGGTTTATCGGCGCCGGCGTGCAGCAGGTCGCCACCGGGGGTGGCTCACCCATCTATCTCTCGGGCCCGCGCACTCCCCCCGGGTTTGCGCAGATCGGGGCGGGCAGCGTGCTGGGCATCGCGATCCCCGTGCTGATCGCGCTGGTGGTGCTAGGGCTGGTCTGGGTGATCCTGGAGCGCAGCCGCTGGGGCCGGGTGCTCACCGCGGCGGGGGCCCAGCCCACCGCCACCCGGATCGCCGGCCGCCTCACCCGCACCGCGATCATCTCCGCGTATATTTTTGCGGCACTGATCGCGGCCATCGCGGGTATTGTCCTGGCCTCGCGCTCCAGCGGGTTTGTGCCGGCCAGCGGGCAGCTCTATGTGCTGGATTCGATCGGCGCGGTATTTATCGGCGCGACGCTCAGCCGCTTTGGCCGCCCCAATCTGTTGGGAACGCTGGTGGGTGTGCTGATATTTGCCCTACTCACCAACGGCATGAATCTGATTGGGCTCTCGTTCCACTGGCAGGGGCTCGCGCGCGGAGGAATCCTGCTGCTGATCCTGCTGCTGG